The following proteins are encoded in a genomic region of Cricetulus griseus strain 17A/GY chromosome 7, alternate assembly CriGri-PICRH-1.0, whole genome shotgun sequence:
- the LOC100763079 gene encoding cytochrome c oxidase assembly protein COX11, mitochondrial isoform X2, translating to MGGFWCRGWRSVALCGRCWRPPAWPGRSVESAERGLRRLGTWKRPSGARGPAAQPPRRPASSNPFQRAQEDEWRRRNKTVLTYVAAAAVGMLGASYAAVPLYRLYCQTTGLGGSAVAGHSSDQIENMVPVKDRIIKVTFNADVHASLQWNFRPQQTEIYVVPGETALAFYKAKNPTDKPIIGISTYNVVPFEAGQYFNKIQCFCFEEQRLNPQEEVDMPVFFYIDPEFAEDPRMVNVDLITLSYTFFEAKEGHKLPVPGYN from the exons ATGGGAGGGTTTTGGTGCCGGGGATGGAGGTCGGTCGCTCTGTGCGGCCGCTGCTGGAGGCCGCCTGCGTGGCCGGGCCGGAGCGTGGAGAGTGCCGAGCGCGGACTGAGGCGGCTCGGGACATGGAAGCGCCCGAGCGGGGCCCGGGGTCCCGCCGCGCAGCCGCCCCGGCGGCCGGCGAGCAGCAACCCTTTCCAGCGCGCGCAGGAGGACGAGTGGCGGCGGCGGAACAAGACGGTGCTCACCTACGTGGCCGCGGCCGCCGTGGGCATGCTGGGGGCCTCCTACGCCGCCGTGCCCCTCTATCGGCTCTACTGCCAG ACTACTGGACTGGGAGGATCAGCAGTGGCCGGGCACTCGTCAGACCAGATTGAAAACATGGTGCCTGTTAAGGATCGAATCATAAAGGTCACCTTCAATGCCGATGTGCATGCTAGTCTCCAGTGGAACTTCAGACCTCAGCAAACGGAGATATAT GTGGTACCAGGAGAAACTGCACTGGCATTTTATAAAGCTAAGAATCCTACTGACAAACCAATAATTGGAATTTCTACATACAATGTTGTACCATTTGAAGCTGGACAGTATTTCAATAAAATACAG TGCTTCTGCTTTGAAGAGCAAAGGCTTAATCCACAGGAAGAAGTAGATATGCCAGTGTTTTTCTACATTGATCCTGAATTTGCAGAAGATCCAAGAATGGTGAATGTTGATCTCATCACTCTTTCTTACACTTTTTTTGAAGCAAAGGAAGGGCACAAGTTGCCAGTTCCGGGCTATAATTGA